The Fundidesulfovibrio magnetotacticus genome includes the window GCTTCAGGAGGCCCTGGTCAGGGGGGGGCTGTGGTGCGATCCCCGTCCCGTCCCCGCGCGCGGCATGTCCCTGGGGGCGCGCTTTCTGGCCCGGGCCCTGGCCCCGGAGCCCATCGATCTCGGCCTTCCCTTGCGCCTGGCGGTGTCGGGCTCGGGTTTCCCGGGGCCGGAACCCTGGAGGCCAGAGGCGGACGGGGCGCGCTGGCCGGAGGTCCGCGTGAGCGGGGCCACGGCCGCCGCCAGCAGGGTGAAGGCGGGCCAGACGGCGCTCTTGCGCGGCAGGGAAGGGGAGGCGCGCGTGCGCGTGGCCCTGGACGAGACGGTCATGGACGGCCACGTGGCCGCCCGCGCGCGCGATGTCCTGGCCGCGGCGGCGTTCGCCTCCGGCCCGGAGGGATCGGTACCGGCCTGGGACGGCACGCCCCTGGCCCTGGAGAAGGCATGAGCGCGATCGAAGACCGTGGATTCGGGCTGCTGGTGGACCTGGACCGCTGCACGGGGTGCGGGGCCTGCCGCACGGCCTGCGCCCTGGAGAACAACGTGCCGCCCTCGGCCGGCGCCGAGGGGGAATGGCTCGCGGTGGAGCGTCTCGAGAGCGTCGGAAAGGGCGAGCAGCTCGACGTGCTCTTCGTGCCCCGCCCCTGCATGCACTGCGACGCCCCGCCCTGCGTGGCGGCCTGCCCCACGGGGGCCACGTGCAAGGACCCCGCCTGGGGCGTGGTGAGCCAGGTCTACGCCCGTTGCATCGGCTGCCGCCTGTGCATGAGCGCCTGCCCCTACGGCGCGCGCCGCTTCAATGCCGCCGATCCCGTCTGGCCAGGCGGCATGGAGCGGGCCTTCACGCCGTGGGCCTCGTCGCGCCCCCGCTTCGTGGTGGAGAAGTGCACGCTGTGCGCCCACCGCATCGGCGCGCAAGGGCTGTTGACGGCCTGCGCCGAAGCATGCCCCACGGGGGCCATCCGTTCGGGCGTTCCGGGCGAACTGCTGGAGGGGCGGGAGGCTTTCGTGCTCAGGCCCGGGACGGGCGCCAGCCCGCGCGTGTGGTACGTCTCGCGCAGGGATTGGGCGCGCGATGCGGGGTAGGGCGGGGGAACTTTCGAAGAAATGCGGCGAATCCGCGAAGGACGCTTGACAAGGCGGGTTCCTTCTGTCAGATGGGCCGTCGCTCTTTGAGAGATTGTGCGTTGGGCGCAAGGCGGAAAAAAACGCTTGCGCGCTGTTCGAAGATGGGCTAATCCTCCGCGTCTTGGCGCTGGCGTAGCTCAACTGGTAGAGCAGCTGATTTGTAATCAGCAGGTTGCGGGTTCAAGTCCCTTCGCCAGCTCCAGGAAAAAGGTTTGGTGGGGTTCCCGAGTGGCCAAAGGGAACAGACTGTAAATCTGTCGGCGTCAGCCTTCGGTGGTTCAAATCCACCCCCCACCACCACGAACAATTGAATACGAGGCGCAGGAGACGGGGTGACCGTCGTTCGGACTGCGGGTACGACGCGGGAATAGCTCAATTGGCTAGAGCATCAGCCTTCCAAGCTGAGGGTTGCGGGTTCGAGTCCCGTTTCCCGCTCCAACGTCACGTCCCACCGGTCGCGCTTCTTTGACGGGCCCACGTAGCTCAGTAGGTAGAGCACTTCCTTGGTAAGGAAGAGGTCAC containing:
- a CDS encoding 4Fe-4S dicluster domain-containing protein, whose amino-acid sequence is MSAIEDRGFGLLVDLDRCTGCGACRTACALENNVPPSAGAEGEWLAVERLESVGKGEQLDVLFVPRPCMHCDAPPCVAACPTGATCKDPAWGVVSQVYARCIGCRLCMSACPYGARRFNAADPVWPGGMERAFTPWASSRPRFVVEKCTLCAHRIGAQGLLTACAEACPTGAIRSGVPGELLEGREAFVLRPGTGASPRVWYVSRRDWARDAG